A window of the Gossypium hirsutum isolate 1008001.06 chromosome A05, Gossypium_hirsutum_v2.1, whole genome shotgun sequence genome harbors these coding sequences:
- the LOC107888123 gene encoding transcription factor PRE6: MSSRRWRESSRTNISEEQITQLLSTLRQLLPEIPHSHSHKASSAAKVLEQTCNYIKTLHREVDDLSDRLSQLLATIDADSAEAAIIRSLFN; encoded by the exons ATGTCAAGCAGAAGGTGGAGGGAGTCGTCCAGGACCAATATTTCAGAGGAGCAGATCACTCAACTTCTCTCTACCTTACGCCAACTTCTTCCCGAGATTCCTCATTCCCATTCTCACAAG GCATCATCAGCGGCCAAGGTTTTAGAACAGACATGCAATTACATAAAAACCTTGCATCGTGAAGTTGATGATCTGAGTGACCGGCTGTCCCAGCTCCTAGCCACCATCGATGCCGACAGTGCCGAAGCCGCCATCATCCGAAGCTtatttaattaa
- the LOC107961455 gene encoding uncharacterized protein, whose translation MEAKKEVPIMEVESGDSSTEEAESESPRSVVVQMKKKVEKVHNQVLRIREEESHLGEDFFGGDDENNKNDSVYGGGVGGGGFDERRRRRRRRVNVVLVSRPILPCSPLSGKNNVKRSYTEPTEINQGSF comes from the exons ATGGAGGCGAAGAAGGAGGTTCCGATTATGGAGGTGGAGAGTGGTGATTCGTCGACGGAGGAGGCGGAATCAGAGTCGCCGAGGTCTGTGGTGGTGCAGATGAAGAAGAAAGTGGAGAAAGTTCATAATCAGGTTTTAAGGATAAGAGAGGAAGAGTCGCATCTCGGCGAAGATTTCTTCGGCGGCGACGACGAGAATAATAAGAACGACTCCGTATATGGAGGAGGTGTTGGCGGTGGAGGCTTTGATGAAAgacgacgacgacgacgacgacgTGTCAACGTGGTTCTTGTTTCGAGACCGATCTTGCCTTGTTCGCCTCTCAGCGGCAAGAACAACGTTAAAAGGTCTTACACTGAACCTACCGAAATCAATCAAg GGAGTTTTTAG
- the LOC107959797 gene encoding 40S ribosomal protein S9-2: MVHVSFYRNYGKTFKKPRRPYEKERLDAELRLVGEYGLRCKRELWRVQYALSRIRNAARDLLTLDEKNPRRIFEGEALLRRMNRYGLLDESQNKLDYVLALTVENFLERRLQTLVFKTGMAKSIHHARVLIRQRHIRVGRQVVNIPSFMVRVDSQKHIDFSLTSPFGGGRPGRVKRKNQRAAAKKAAGGDGDEDDEE; this comes from the exons ATGGTTCACGTCAGTTTCTACCGCAACT ATGGGAAGACCTTTAAGAAGCCACGACGTCCGTATGAGAAGGAACGATTGGATGCTGAGTTGAGGCTTGTAGGAGAGTATGGGCTCCGATGTAAGAGGGAGCTGTGGAGGGTTCAGTATGCTTTGAGCCGCATCCGTAATGCTGCTAGGGACCTTCTCACTCTTGATGAGAAGAACCCTCGTCGTATTTTTGAAGGTGAAGCCCTTCTTCGTAGGATGAACAGATATGGACTTTTGGATGAGAGCCAGAACAAGCTCGATTATGTGTTGGCTTTGACTGTTGAAAACTTCCTTGAACGTCGTTTGCAAACGCTCGTGTTCAAGACTGGTATGGCCAAGTCAATTCACCATGCACGTGTGTTGATCAGGCAACGACACATAAG GGTCGGGAGACAGGTTGTGAACATCCCGTCCTTCATGGTGAGGGTCGACTCCCAAAAGCATATTGATTTCTCTCTTACTAGTCCGTTTGGAGGTGGCCGCCCCGGAAGAGTGAAGAGAAAGAACCAGAGAGCAGCTGCCAAGAAGGCTGCTGGTGGAGATGgtgatgaagatgatgaagagTAA